One segment of Pirellulales bacterium DNA contains the following:
- a CDS encoding tetratricopeptide repeat protein, with amino-acid sequence MKRLNTKLLSILAIAGLIVMVGVHVVHGIQTKRNADSLVKRAEETKQTDPRNALWLYERYRSYKPDDRERNADYAMLLADVVQATGDERRYTDAVEALQQAIVNSDDPLELRRKLIELNITFHQFATAKDDLLRLKANGKADSRIDLLLAQCYISSAHYLDAVQLLETLVGYDSQTKSFDASKATAPHELQAYATLAALLHDKVTDTEMPDRAELANRVINQLVTANPDSAKAFLIQAQTLAESKSVDKVKAAIHKALELAPDDAQVLYQATQMALFSNDFAEAEPLIAKALKLYPNDDRFYVLSAQTAQLQKNPTETKQRLDAGLKVLPASIPLLEMYFEQQLQEKDYDGARLTLKKLAGSKQRPELQEYSAARITMAEGNYREAAQQLEHLRTSAGKIPQLARGIDLLLLQCYTGLNEPDKALKAAGNLHDTPQGELGMAASYMAIGKTAEALKHYEHVASWMEQGNNMTGMPFVTKAILDLRIAEQMRKPKEDRDWQAVDALFEKMRAQNLLKEPAASLTQITILARKDENDKARQMMQDVLKQYPDDISVVAAAVRLALQQRQPAEAQRIIEAAPESIRQDPRLIADRIDALFVAGGTKDELKSGLASVAADIEKLPKDARLQLYPNLGAAYIRVGELQTTKQLWDQAVQLDPQNPQFQLLRFDLARDMHDLATMKQIQQWFETEDAGDPAQTKLIEAAVMISSVLQELNEKPVAAGQAAIVLDDAQKRTLLQARDLLQNINDLRPDWVEQPKWLAQIDILENKIDEAIEHLHQVLELGQPNSEIIRQLVKLLYSQHRNDEALELLETYGSLVAGDAEMDRIQAMLDLDTGRPQAALDRMQSRFSNDSTNAGEHLLHGELLARAGKQAEAEAEFRRAIELSPGLAEAWVELIRLKVIEKKPEDGLQVLQEAQIKLPEDQRALVLAQGYEFLNDSLQAEQSYLSALATSPKSLPLLQQVAAFYLRINQVEKAEKYLNEIMSSTPTQPADKECYAWARRTTAQLMAASKDYQQFVKALELLSLPGEKPTADDLTARISLLFDRGDPASSRQALRLLDELKQLRPLNWRERLVLAKLYEQIDNWPAAREEMLSLLAQPKPDPEVYITFVEMLLRRGAADEAVTWLQSLQTLGMQNSPQVAMLAARALSMQGHGPEAAAVLLRLLPTERPLPKDQWPLLRLVASDLVQIGQYDQAEKLFREDVSYEPEQLPTLVIFYAQRGKVDTVLNLCEQNRKYFPAPLMIQIGLGTLRQNVTPPTPEQIQRVEQWLDRALKEDPDSWQLQMELSDFRDFQRRYDDAEKLYRAILARSDVPATQRSVILNNLAFLLAMQGRNRDEAVKLIDEAIHTFGPQSDMLDTRGVVYLSKGDVAQALSDLSDCVIATEPKPIQFVHLAMAQTASKDEVAARASLQRAKELKFNPDDLSPLEKSQYESMLKKLDFTL; translated from the coding sequence ATGAAGCGACTTAATACCAAGCTGCTTTCGATTTTAGCCATTGCAGGTTTGATTGTGATGGTGGGAGTGCACGTGGTGCATGGCATTCAGACAAAGCGGAATGCTGATTCACTGGTCAAACGCGCGGAAGAAACCAAACAGACAGATCCCCGCAATGCTCTGTGGCTTTATGAGCGCTATCGCTCCTACAAACCCGACGATCGAGAAAGGAACGCTGACTACGCAATGTTGTTGGCCGACGTGGTCCAAGCTACGGGCGATGAGCGGCGATACACCGACGCGGTCGAAGCGCTGCAACAAGCCATCGTCAATTCAGACGATCCGTTGGAATTGCGACGCAAGTTGATCGAGTTGAATATCACGTTTCATCAGTTTGCTACCGCCAAGGACGACCTGCTTCGGCTCAAAGCCAATGGAAAGGCAGATTCGCGAATTGATTTGCTATTGGCCCAATGCTACATCAGTTCCGCGCATTATTTAGATGCCGTGCAGCTGTTGGAAACGCTCGTCGGTTACGACAGCCAAACGAAGAGTTTCGATGCTTCCAAGGCCACAGCGCCCCACGAATTGCAGGCTTACGCTACTTTGGCGGCGTTGCTCCACGATAAAGTGACCGATACAGAAATGCCCGACCGCGCGGAATTGGCTAATCGCGTCATTAACCAGCTCGTCACAGCCAACCCGGATTCCGCGAAAGCGTTTTTGATTCAGGCGCAGACTCTGGCCGAATCCAAGTCAGTCGACAAGGTAAAGGCCGCAATTCACAAAGCCCTGGAGCTAGCGCCCGACGATGCGCAAGTTTTGTACCAAGCAACACAAATGGCGCTATTCTCCAACGATTTTGCCGAAGCAGAACCGTTGATTGCAAAAGCCCTCAAGCTTTATCCCAACGACGATCGTTTTTATGTCCTGTCGGCACAGACCGCGCAACTGCAGAAAAATCCAACGGAAACAAAACAACGCTTGGATGCGGGCTTAAAGGTGTTGCCTGCCAGCATTCCCTTGCTGGAAATGTATTTTGAACAGCAACTTCAAGAGAAAGATTATGACGGCGCGCGGCTTACTCTCAAAAAGCTCGCCGGCAGCAAACAAAGACCTGAACTGCAGGAATACAGCGCCGCCCGCATCACGATGGCGGAGGGCAACTATCGGGAAGCTGCACAGCAACTGGAACACTTGCGCACAAGCGCCGGAAAAATTCCGCAGTTGGCACGCGGAATCGACTTGCTTTTACTGCAATGTTACACCGGCCTGAATGAGCCCGATAAAGCGTTGAAGGCCGCCGGCAATTTACATGATACGCCACAAGGTGAATTGGGAATGGCCGCTTCGTACATGGCCATCGGGAAGACCGCGGAAGCCTTGAAGCACTACGAACACGTGGCCAGTTGGATGGAACAAGGGAACAACATGACGGGAATGCCCTTTGTCACGAAGGCCATTCTCGACTTGCGTATTGCAGAGCAAATGCGCAAACCCAAGGAAGATCGAGATTGGCAAGCCGTGGATGCCTTATTCGAAAAAATGCGCGCACAGAATTTACTGAAAGAACCTGCGGCATCGCTGACGCAAATCACTATTTTGGCGCGCAAGGATGAAAACGACAAAGCCCGCCAAATGATGCAAGACGTCCTTAAGCAGTATCCCGACGACATCTCCGTAGTTGCTGCGGCCGTCAGATTGGCGCTTCAGCAGCGTCAACCGGCCGAGGCGCAGCGAATTATCGAAGCGGCGCCCGAGAGCATTCGCCAAGATCCCCGCCTGATTGCCGATCGAATTGATGCACTGTTTGTCGCCGGTGGAACCAAAGACGAACTGAAATCGGGTTTGGCCTCCGTCGCCGCAGATATCGAAAAGCTCCCCAAAGACGCCCGCTTGCAACTGTACCCAAATTTGGGTGCGGCGTACATCCGCGTGGGAGAACTCCAAACCACCAAGCAATTGTGGGATCAGGCGGTGCAATTGGATCCACAAAATCCCCAATTCCAGTTGCTCCGGTTCGATTTGGCGCGTGATATGCACGACCTAGCCACCATGAAACAAATCCAGCAGTGGTTCGAAACGGAAGATGCCGGCGACCCCGCGCAAACCAAACTCATTGAAGCGGCGGTAATGATTTCGTCGGTTCTGCAAGAACTAAATGAGAAACCGGTCGCCGCTGGGCAAGCCGCGATTGTGCTGGACGATGCCCAGAAGCGCACCTTGCTCCAAGCGAGAGATTTGCTGCAAAACATCAATGATCTTCGTCCCGATTGGGTGGAGCAACCCAAATGGTTGGCTCAAATTGACATCCTGGAAAACAAAATTGACGAAGCCATTGAACATTTGCATCAGGTGTTGGAATTGGGGCAACCTAACAGCGAGATCATTCGACAATTGGTGAAATTGTTGTATTCTCAGCATCGGAATGACGAGGCGCTGGAATTGCTGGAAACATACGGCTCGCTGGTCGCCGGCGACGCGGAAATGGACCGCATCCAAGCCATGCTCGACCTCGATACCGGACGGCCTCAAGCCGCGCTGGATCGTATGCAATCTCGCTTCTCCAACGATTCCACGAATGCCGGCGAGCACCTGCTGCACGGCGAATTGTTGGCCCGCGCCGGCAAACAAGCAGAAGCCGAAGCTGAGTTTCGCCGGGCCATTGAACTCAGCCCCGGCCTGGCGGAAGCGTGGGTTGAATTGATCCGGCTCAAAGTAATCGAAAAGAAGCCGGAAGATGGCCTGCAGGTGTTGCAAGAGGCGCAAATCAAGTTGCCTGAGGATCAGCGTGCCTTAGTCTTGGCGCAGGGATATGAGTTTTTGAATGACTCCCTTCAAGCGGAACAATCGTATTTGTCGGCCTTGGCCACATCACCCAAAAGTTTACCGCTGTTGCAACAAGTAGCCGCCTTTTATCTGCGCATCAATCAAGTGGAGAAGGCCGAAAAATATCTCAATGAAATCATGAGCTCCACGCCCACCCAGCCCGCCGACAAGGAATGCTACGCCTGGGCGCGGCGGACTACGGCGCAATTAATGGCAGCGTCCAAAGACTATCAACAATTCGTGAAAGCGCTGGAATTGCTTTCACTACCAGGCGAAAAGCCCACCGCGGACGATTTGACCGCCCGAATTTCGCTGCTGTTTGATCGTGGCGATCCCGCCTCGTCGCGGCAAGCTCTGCGCTTGCTCGACGAATTGAAACAACTCCGTCCCTTGAATTGGCGCGAGCGACTCGTCTTGGCCAAGCTCTACGAGCAAATTGACAACTGGCCTGCAGCCCGCGAAGAAATGTTGTCGCTGTTAGCGCAGCCGAAGCCTGATCCAGAAGTTTATATCACGTTTGTCGAAATGCTGCTGCGGCGCGGAGCCGCCGACGAAGCCGTCACCTGGCTGCAATCCTTACAGACCCTGGGAATGCAAAACTCGCCGCAAGTCGCGATGTTGGCCGCCCGTGCTCTCTCCATGCAGGGACACGGTCCCGAGGCCGCAGCCGTGTTATTGCGGCTACTTCCCACGGAACGCCCCCTCCCCAAAGATCAGTGGCCATTATTGCGCTTGGTTGCTTCCGATCTGGTCCAAATTGGCCAGTACGATCAGGCGGAAAAATTGTTCCGCGAGGATGTGAGTTACGAACCCGAGCAACTTCCTACGCTGGTAATTTTTTATGCACAACGGGGCAAGGTTGACACGGTGCTCAATTTGTGCGAGCAAAATCGTAAGTATTTTCCGGCTCCGCTAATGATCCAAATCGGCTTGGGGACGCTGCGTCAAAACGTCACTCCTCCGACGCCGGAACAAATTCAGCGCGTGGAGCAATGGTTGGATCGAGCACTCAAAGAAGATCCAGATTCCTGGCAGTTACAAATGGAGTTATCTGATTTTCGCGACTTCCAACGCCGTTACGACGATGCCGAAAAACTGTATCGCGCCATTCTGGCCCGATCAGATGTGCCGGCTACCCAACGTTCCGTGATCCTTAATAATTTGGCTTTCCTGCTGGCCATGCAAGGAAGAAATCGAGATGAAGCGGTCAAACTCATCGACGAAGCCATTCACACCTTTGGGCCGCAATCCGATATGCTCGACACGCGGGGGGTGGTCTACCTGAGTAAGGGTGATGTCGCGCAGGCGCTGTCCGATCTTTCCGATTGTGTCATCGCCACCGAGCCCAAACCCATCCAATTCGTGCACCTGGCTATGGCTCAAACCGCATCCAAGGATGAAGTTGCCGCCAGGGCGTCCTTACAACGTGCTAAAGAGTTGAAGTTCAACCCGGACGATCTATCGCCTTTGGAAAAATCGCAATACGAATCAATGCTGAAGAAGTTGGACTTTACCCTGTAG
- a CDS encoding DUF3467 domain-containing protein, producing MSKPTELEKDGVRPGTEAAEGQVPPQRQRIEVKDASAISCYANFCRVTGTPEELIIDFGLNPQPIGVPNEPVVITQRIVTNYFTAKRMLHALQLTVQRHEEAFGVLETDIQKRLVGRRT from the coding sequence GTGTCAAAACCCACTGAATTGGAAAAAGATGGAGTTCGTCCCGGAACGGAAGCTGCCGAGGGGCAAGTTCCGCCGCAACGGCAGCGAATCGAAGTCAAAGATGCCAGCGCCATCTCGTGCTATGCCAATTTCTGCCGCGTCACCGGCACTCCTGAAGAATTGATTATCGACTTTGGTTTGAATCCGCAACCGATCGGTGTCCCCAATGAGCCCGTGGTAATTACTCAGCGGATTGTCACCAACTATTTCACCGCCAAACGAATGCTGCACGCCTTGCAATTGACCGTCCAGCGGCATGAAGAAGCCTTTGGCGTGCTGGAAACCGACATTCAAAAGCGTCTGGTCGGACGACGAACTTGA
- a CDS encoding tetratricopeptide repeat protein, giving the protein MPESHLLYDEADKLKDAGKLDEAVAKLQQLLAADPNYTLAHSALAVIYTRQKRHEEAIGHAIRACELEPNDPFSFTALSVTFQRAGKIPEAEDAMARARMLQMSH; this is encoded by the coding sequence ATGCCCGAAAGCCATTTGCTCTACGACGAGGCCGACAAACTTAAAGATGCCGGCAAGCTGGACGAAGCGGTAGCGAAGCTGCAACAATTGCTTGCCGCGGACCCCAATTACACGTTGGCCCACTCGGCGTTGGCGGTGATCTATACACGGCAAAAACGGCATGAAGAAGCCATTGGTCACGCCATTCGAGCATGCGAATTGGAGCCGAACGATCCGTTCAGCTTCACGGCCCTGAGCGTGACTTTTCAGCGGGCGGGAAAAATTCCCGAAGCTGAAGACGCCATGGCTCGCGCGCGCATGCTGCAGATGAGCCATTGA
- the lpxA gene encoding acyl-ACP--UDP-N-acetylglucosamine O-acyltransferase, with protein MNIHPLAVVSPQAQIGRDVRIGPFAIVEDDVVVGEGCHLAGHVVVKSGSRLGPHNTVCESAVIGGLPQHVRCPEQTGLVLIGEGNTIREFVTVHRALKPEAATILGDGNYLMAGAHVAHDCRLGNHVIMANNCLLAGHVTVDDRSFVSGAVAVHQFCRIGRMAMIGGHARVVRDVPPFVTVDGLTGDVVGLNLVGLKRNGFTSEQIIVLKAAYRLIFRSGLPWREMLQRLTAEFADSAAAPMVEFFHGGTRGFSQERRPPRSVTLKLRQDVDELEPPVVPLVSAAQPTFPAEIDLQAKAG; from the coding sequence GTGAATATCCACCCTTTGGCGGTTGTTAGTCCGCAAGCTCAAATTGGCCGCGATGTGCGAATTGGACCATTCGCCATTGTCGAGGACGACGTCGTCGTCGGCGAAGGCTGCCATCTGGCCGGCCACGTTGTGGTTAAAAGCGGTTCGCGCTTAGGACCACACAATACCGTTTGCGAAAGTGCGGTCATCGGTGGTTTGCCCCAGCACGTGCGTTGTCCAGAACAAACCGGCCTGGTTCTCATCGGAGAGGGCAACACGATCCGTGAATTTGTCACGGTGCATCGGGCGCTAAAGCCGGAGGCTGCCACGATTCTCGGTGATGGCAACTACCTGATGGCAGGCGCTCACGTCGCACACGATTGTCGCCTGGGAAATCATGTGATCATGGCCAACAATTGTCTCTTGGCAGGGCACGTAACGGTGGATGATCGTTCGTTTGTCTCCGGAGCGGTGGCCGTGCATCAGTTTTGCCGCATCGGCCGCATGGCGATGATTGGCGGACATGCCCGCGTGGTGCGCGATGTTCCGCCGTTTGTGACCGTCGACGGTTTAACCGGAGACGTTGTTGGATTGAACTTAGTCGGACTAAAGCGAAACGGCTTCACCTCAGAGCAAATTATCGTATTGAAAGCCGCCTACCGGCTGATTTTCCGCAGTGGTTTGCCCTGGCGCGAAATGCTGCAACGTCTTACGGCAGAGTTCGCCGACAGTGCAGCGGCGCCGATGGTGGAGTTTTTCCACGGTGGCACACGCGGCTTTTCGCAGGAGCGCCGGCCGCCACGCAGCGTCACGCTCAAGCTCCGGCAAGATGTTGACGAACTCGAACCGCCCGTTGTGCCATTGGTATCCGCTGCCCAGCCCACTTTTCCTGCGGAGATCGATCTTCAGGCCAAGGCGGGATAA
- a CDS encoding glycine cleavage T C-terminal barrel domain-containing protein — MHKTSPAFERQYSAITQGVGMVEFSNRTQIEFSGSDRATFLHNLCTNAVRDMPVGKGCEAFVLNVKGHVAGHVFLFVCPESIVLESVPGQSEKLLAHFNRYLIREDVQLADRSQTWAELMLSGRQADELLMKEGLPSLSEQFSHAACQLAGSSVWLRKTNLAGPDSYLLACPREFLEDVRSTLKAAGALPCGEEAFQAARIENGTPLFGQDVSEENLPQEIDRNRSTISFTKGCYLGQETVARIDALGHVNRLLRGVVFSGEAVPPPETPLHRGPGNGGGGVGTEGKTVGRVSSACWSPRLNAPLALALIHRESAAAGAVFQSPCGAAKVVALPLSKE; from the coding sequence ATGCACAAAACCTCACCCGCGTTTGAACGGCAGTATTCGGCAATCACACAGGGCGTGGGAATGGTCGAATTCAGCAATCGAACGCAAATCGAATTCAGCGGTTCCGATCGGGCGACGTTTCTGCACAACCTGTGCACAAATGCAGTGCGGGACATGCCGGTTGGAAAAGGCTGCGAGGCGTTCGTGCTGAACGTAAAAGGGCATGTCGCCGGTCATGTGTTCTTGTTTGTTTGTCCGGAATCCATCGTGTTGGAGAGCGTTCCCGGTCAGTCGGAAAAACTGCTTGCGCACTTTAATCGCTATTTAATTCGTGAAGACGTGCAATTGGCCGATCGCTCGCAGACCTGGGCGGAATTGATGTTGTCTGGGCGGCAAGCCGACGAATTGTTGATGAAGGAAGGATTGCCGTCGCTGTCGGAGCAGTTCTCTCACGCGGCTTGCCAACTGGCCGGCAGCAGTGTGTGGCTGCGAAAGACGAATTTGGCCGGTCCTGACAGTTACTTATTGGCGTGCCCCCGAGAATTCCTAGAGGACGTGCGATCGACGCTGAAAGCTGCCGGGGCATTGCCATGCGGCGAAGAGGCCTTCCAAGCAGCGCGCATCGAAAACGGTACGCCGCTGTTTGGCCAGGATGTAAGCGAAGAAAACTTGCCGCAGGAAATCGATCGCAATCGGTCTACCATAAGTTTCACCAAAGGCTGTTATTTGGGGCAAGAAACCGTGGCTCGCATCGATGCGTTGGGACACGTGAACCGTTTATTGCGCGGCGTGGTGTTTTCTGGAGAAGCCGTTCCGCCGCCGGAAACGCCGCTGCACAGGGGCCCAGGAAATGGCGGAGGTGGCGTCGGTACTGAGGGCAAAACGGTGGGTCGCGTGAGCTCAGCCTGCTGGTCGCCGCGGTTGAACGCTCCCTTGGCGTTGGCACTGATTCATCGCGAAAGTGCCGCGGCAGGCGCAGTTTTCCAGTCGCCGTGCGGCGCAGCCAAAGTGGTGGCATTGCCGCTGAGCAAAGAATAA
- a CDS encoding lactate racemase domain-containing protein has translation MISILKYGVDASLRLDLSPEALVTDCAAPPGMDDSDTVSAAAQATQTPLDFPPLRQATVPGDHVVIALGPAVPQAADVVSAIVTELLCGGAAAEDVTVLQASGSTALYPSADGLKRNLDPRKRLPPELRDAVQLATHDPAHRNGLSYLAADSQGLPIYLNRLLCDADLVIPVGCLRLDDPAHRNGSTGIWNDTIYPTFSDLATLDHFAPNGVPLTAGQIAHRHRQVDQVAWLLGVQITAQVVPAAGDKTLRVFAGIPEAVFRQGRAVCQSAWERKVPRRASLVVAGVGGGSVQQTWMNVGRALEAALRVAIDGGAIVLCTELDEPLGPALKLLAHSTDTAATQMRLRKQRSADASLARLLAESLEHVTVYLLSDLTEEVVSPLGFAHVNDAAEIVRLATHYDSCILLPDAQHVWPTVEGEEPYMAASEH, from the coding sequence ATGATCTCGATCTTAAAATACGGCGTAGATGCCAGCTTACGCCTAGATTTGTCCCCCGAGGCATTAGTGACCGACTGCGCGGCGCCGCCTGGCATGGACGATTCGGACACCGTGAGCGCTGCCGCACAAGCAACCCAAACCCCGTTAGATTTTCCTCCGCTTCGTCAAGCGACGGTTCCCGGAGACCATGTCGTCATTGCCCTGGGGCCAGCCGTTCCGCAAGCGGCAGATGTCGTCTCGGCAATTGTGACTGAGTTGCTTTGTGGCGGCGCCGCTGCCGAGGATGTGACGGTTTTGCAAGCGTCGGGCTCAACCGCATTGTATCCGTCCGCGGATGGATTGAAGCGTAACTTAGATCCTCGCAAACGCCTGCCTCCGGAATTACGGGATGCCGTACAACTGGCGACGCACGATCCGGCGCATCGCAACGGCTTGAGCTATTTGGCCGCCGACTCCCAGGGCTTGCCGATTTATTTGAACCGTTTGTTGTGCGACGCCGATTTGGTGATTCCCGTGGGTTGCCTGCGGCTGGACGATCCGGCTCACCGCAATGGCAGTACGGGGATATGGAACGATACGATTTATCCGACATTTAGCGATCTGGCGACGCTCGATCACTTTGCACCGAACGGTGTGCCACTTACCGCGGGCCAAATTGCACATCGCCATCGACAAGTCGACCAGGTGGCGTGGTTGCTAGGCGTACAGATTACGGCCCAAGTTGTGCCGGCGGCAGGGGACAAAACTTTGCGCGTATTCGCAGGCATTCCGGAAGCGGTGTTCCGACAAGGACGTGCCGTTTGCCAATCGGCCTGGGAGCGAAAAGTGCCACGGCGAGCGAGCTTGGTTGTGGCGGGCGTGGGAGGTGGAAGCGTTCAACAAACGTGGATGAATGTTGGCCGCGCTTTAGAAGCGGCGCTGCGGGTTGCCATCGACGGGGGCGCCATCGTGCTGTGTACGGAATTGGACGAACCTCTCGGTCCAGCCCTCAAACTGTTGGCCCATTCTACTGACACTGCCGCAACACAAATGCGACTGAGGAAGCAACGCTCGGCCGATGCTTCGCTGGCCCGCCTCCTGGCCGAGTCGCTCGAGCACGTCACGGTTTATCTTCTCAGCGATTTGACGGAGGAAGTTGTATCGCCGCTAGGATTTGCCCATGTGAACGATGCTGCAGAAATCGTCCGCTTAGCCACGCATTACGATTCTTGCATTTTGTTGCCCGACGCGCAGCATGTATGGCCCACGGTAGAAGGTGAAGAGCCGTACATGGCGGCGTCTGAGCACTAG